One region of Salvelinus namaycush isolate Seneca chromosome 3, SaNama_1.0, whole genome shotgun sequence genomic DNA includes:
- the LOC120043884 gene encoding POU domain, class 2, transcription factor 3-like — translation MVWNTQRLNMNKQIKTEDLNDSLHAVSSHKTCHPTQGSPIPGVQAGQLSVELPSLHTMPQLVLMSGSHHLSPPSSFLLSQTQHTGHQALLQQNLHSFPTQSQSGLLQHQPGLALTPQAMSRSGLTSSSMEGHVDMSHLQVPKHIGASQQDDPSDLEELEQFAKVFKQRRIKLGFTQGDVGLDMGKLYGNDFSQTTISRFEALNLSFKNMCKLKPLLEKWLSDAENSPSDSMANVASLPPLMEGYGRKRKKRTSIETNIKFTLEKRFLVNPKPNSEEITLISEQLSMEKEVVRVWFCNRRQKEKRIYCPVSTSPMKSHNFNPRMASTSRSYSPLASGGVSSSPSPNSPSHGPSLGTFSSGSTALTSQVNQSFSSPGSWYRTWNPMPYHH, via the exons ATGGTGTGGAACACTCAGAGGCTCAACATGAACAAGCAG ATCAAAACAGAGGACCTCAACGACTCTCTCCATGCAGTCTCATCACACAAAACATGTCACCCGACACAAGGATCCCCAATACCTGGAGTCCAGGCAGGCCAGCTGTCAGTG GAGCTCCCCTCCCTCCACACGATGCCGCAGCTGGTGCTTATGTCAGGCTCTCACCACCTctcacccccctcctccttcctcctctcacaGACACAACACACGGGGCATCAAG CACTTCTGCAGCAGAACCTACACAGCTTTCCCACCCAGAGCCAGTCAGGTCTCCTCCAGCACCAGCCTGGGTTAGCACTAACACCTCAG GCCATGAGTCGGTCGGGCCTGACGTCGTCGTCCATGGAAGGACACGTGGACATGTCCCACCTGCAGGTCCCCAAACACATCGGGGCCTCCCAGCAGGACGATCCCAGCGACCTAGAGGAGCTGGAACAGTTTGCCAAGGTCTTCAAACAGAGACGCATCAAACTGGGCTTCACCCAG ggtGATGTAGGCCTGGATATGGGGAAACTGTATGGGAATGACTTCAGTCAGACTACCATCTCCCGCTTCGAGGCACTCAACCTGAGCTTCAAAAATATGTGCAAGTTGAAGCCGCTACTGGAGAAGTGGTTGAGCGACGCAG AGAATTCTCCCTCTGACTCTATGGCCAACGTAGCCTCTCTACCCCCCCTGATGGAAGGCTATGGAAGGAAAAGGAAAAAGAGAACAAGCATTGAAACCAACATCAAGTTCACCCTGGAGAAACGCTTTCTTGTC AACCCCAAGCCTAACTCGGAGGAGATCACGCTGATCTCAGAGCAGCTGTCTATGGAGAAGGAGGTGGTGCGGGTGTGGTTCTGTAACCGTAGACAGAAGGAAAAGAGGATCTACTGCCCTGTGTCCACCTCACCCATGAAATCACATAACTTCAACCCCAGAATG GCCTCCACGTCCAGATCATACAGCCCTCTTGCTTCAGGAGGAG TGTCATCGAGTCCCTCTCCTAATAGTCCTAGTCATGGACCTTCGCTCGGCACCTTCTCGTCTGGCTCCACTGCTTTGACCTCCCAGGTCAACCAATCCTTCAGCTCACCAGG GTCGTGGTATCGCACATGGAACCCTATGCCCTATCACCACTGA